From a region of the Bacteroidota bacterium genome:
- a CDS encoding ankyrin repeat domain-containing protein, which produces MIPKVFLLAIILFSIKAPGHPQDLSDALKRHDLGTAKTLIASGANVDQKGKDGIPPLVWATAWGDSTIVELLIQKRAKVNVNGDSMMSPLMEATARGYTGLVDMLLSAGADPNYSVKVRTSSTEVRDRTALLLAAVMGYGGIVSTLLDHDADVNFQADIHIDAASTEYSLKGETALMLAILKKHCEIVQILLARKADPDRQAEQMQNRYLTYMKDETALMVAARIRDTCCVRALLEARANINVENYNGVTVLSTACNGGDSTIVNLLLNHGADANFKASTTYNIGIMGELVRTIHLPYDMSIPILILGVVSKNSDVVKALLDHGANPDAVAPGNISPLLRAVLDTNIETIKLLLARKADPNIADKLGMNPLILASRKGCTECTKVLLEAGARTDAEDSNSGTALSYAKNSGSQQIINLLIKAGAKR; this is translated from the coding sequence ATGATACCTAAAGTTTTTCTGTTGGCGATTATCTTATTTTCCATCAAAGCCCCTGGCCATCCTCAGGATCTTTCGGATGCTCTCAAGCGTCATGACCTGGGTACAGCCAAAACCCTGATCGCGTCCGGAGCCAATGTCGATCAAAAAGGGAAGGATGGTATTCCACCACTTGTCTGGGCTACAGCTTGGGGAGATTCGACAATTGTCGAGTTGCTCATTCAAAAGAGAGCGAAGGTCAATGTGAACGGAGATTCAATGATGTCTCCGCTCATGGAAGCGACGGCTCGTGGTTATACGGGCCTTGTCGATATGCTTCTAAGTGCTGGGGCTGACCCCAATTACTCTGTGAAAGTGAGAACGTCAAGCACCGAAGTGCGAGATAGAACCGCGTTGTTATTAGCCGCAGTAATGGGATACGGTGGGATTGTTTCAACACTGCTGGACCATGACGCAGATGTCAATTTCCAGGCAGACATCCACATTGATGCAGCCTCGACGGAATACAGCTTGAAAGGCGAAACTGCTTTGATGTTGGCAATATTGAAGAAGCACTGCGAGATCGTACAGATTCTGCTTGCAAGAAAAGCGGATCCAGATCGCCAAGCTGAACAAATGCAAAATCGTTACCTCACTTACATGAAAGACGAAACCGCTCTTATGGTTGCAGCTCGGATACGTGATACCTGTTGTGTTAGAGCTTTGCTTGAGGCACGCGCGAACATAAATGTAGAGAATTACAATGGCGTCACAGTACTGTCTACGGCATGCAATGGTGGGGATTCGACGATAGTCAATCTCCTGCTCAACCATGGTGCCGATGCCAACTTCAAAGCATCTACCACTTACAACATTGGAATTATGGGTGAACTGGTTCGTACGATTCATCTCCCGTATGACATGTCTATCCCAATTCTAATTCTCGGTGTCGTGAGCAAAAATAGTGATGTCGTGAAAGCACTTCTGGATCATGGAGCAAATCCCGATGCTGTCGCACCAGGCAACATTTCACCTCTTTTACGGGCAGTTCTCGATACCAATATTGAGACTATTAAGTTGCTCCTTGCTAGAAAGGCCGATCCGAATATAGCTGATAAACTAGGGATGAACCCACTCATACTCGCTTCAAGGAAAGGCTGCACCGAATGTACGAAAGTCTTACTGGAAGCGGGCGCCAGAACGGATGCTGAAGATAGCAATTCTGGAACCGCGTTGAGCTACGCGAAAAACTCTGGCAGTCAGCAAATAATCAATCTTCTCATCAAAGCAGGAGCAAAAAGGTAA